One Bacteroidia bacterium DNA window includes the following coding sequences:
- a CDS encoding T9SS type A sorting domain-containing protein: protein EWATLGETFEAFQNWQVQTGMDYSQWSCGQYATSLEENNQEEEGLTVYPNPFSSLLQVKWEGKQPVNTIELYNSLGQRVYNMECEGKNQASISSNQLPSGLYLIYLRSGQTIVNWKKVLLEK, encoded by the coding sequence GGAATGGGCTACCTTGGGAGAAACCTTTGAAGCCTTTCAAAACTGGCAAGTTCAAACCGGAATGGATTACAGCCAATGGAGCTGCGGACAATACGCTACTTCTTTGGAAGAAAACAACCAGGAAGAAGAAGGATTAACCGTTTATCCAAATCCTTTTTCAAGTCTGTTGCAAGTGAAATGGGAAGGAAAGCAACCTGTAAACACCATTGAACTTTACAACAGCTTAGGCCAACGTGTTTACAATATGGAATGCGAAGGAAAAAATCAAGCAAGTATTTCGTCGAATCAACTTCCCAGCGGATTATACCTTATATACTTGCGATCAGGACAGACCATAGTGAATTGGAAAAAAGTATTATTGGAAAAATAA